A genomic window from Triticum urartu cultivar G1812 chromosome 7, Tu2.1, whole genome shotgun sequence includes:
- the LOC125523808 gene encoding uncharacterized protein LOC125523808, protein MEGLDVDDVFHHYRLSPTEVDAVTYYLPRLLSGETLHGVDKLIHRANISGCEPKDLTARYAPVPQAVSSRDRFFFTTCKSKNGSKHRSVRGAGTGTWTIQKTTEICHAGVKVGEVKNLSFKKKGKSTSWVMEEYRCLLPGATVSDGVKVFCKMHLAQHAPDAARQESEAYKLQQPQPEAVTQSTHAQKRPATAAAAEPHPARPQKRMRGAVPVPAPATSSFTAAAPVFLPDESVPEADDDMARFCCTIDELLGSQAEENLPVGATNSIEQNFYLEPEGLFADAAEEIVPLEADELEFLRTFLDEEAEESTNDKSSIAQDVGTYKPPPPIIFHDPFEAAWKAEEALEKEKRCNAAANLHAGGHSNFFSPASVY, encoded by the coding sequence ATGGAGGGGCTCGACGTCGACGACGTCTTCCACCACTACCGGCTGAGCCCCACGGAAGTGGACGCCGTCACCTACTACCTACCACGCCTCCTCTCCGGCGAGACTCTGCACGGCGTCGACAAGCTCATCCACCGCGCCAACATCTCCGGCTGCGAGCCCAAGGATCTGACCGCCCGGTACGCGCCCGTGCCGCAGGCCGTGAGCAGCCGCGACCGGTTCTTCTTCACCACGTGCAAGAGCAAGAACGGGAGCAAGCACCGGAGCGTGCGCGGCGCCGGCACCGGCACCTGGACCATCCAGAAGACCACGGAGATTTGCCACGCGGGAGTCAAGGTCGGCGAGGTCAAGAACCTGTccttcaagaagaagggcaagtccaCCAGCTGGGTCATGGAGGAGTACCGGTGCCTGCTGCCGGGGGCCACCGTCAGCGACGGGGTGAAGGTCTTCTGCAAGATGCACTTGGCTCAGCATGCCCCTGACGCGGCCCGACAGGAATCGGAGGCGTACAAGCTTCAACAACCGCAACCGGAGGCCGTGACCCAGAGCACGCACGCGCAGAAGAGGCCAGCAACCGCTGCCGCCGCCGAGCCTCATCCGGCGCGCCCTCAGAAGAGGATGCGCGGTGCCGTCCCGGTCCCGGCACCTGCCACATCGTCGTTCACCGCTGCAGCACCGGTTTTCTTGCCGGATGAATCCGTACCTGAAGCTGACGACGACATGGCCCGGTTCTGTTGCACAATCGATGAGCTTCTCGGGTCACAAGCGGAGGAAAATCTCCCGGTCGGAGCTACTAACAGCATCGAACAGAATTTCTACTTGGAACCAGAGGGGCTTTTCGCTGATGCTGCAGAAGAAATCGTCCCGCTCGAAGCTGACGAGCTGGAGTTCCTTAGGACCTTCCTCGATGAAGAAGCAGAAGAGTCGACGAACGACAAGTCATCCATTGCCCAAGACGTGGGGACTtacaagccgccgccgccgatcaTCTTCCATGATCCATTTGAAGCAGCGTGGAAGGCCGAAGAGGCGCTGGAGAAGGAGAAGAGGTGCAATGCCGCGGCCAATCTTCACGCTGGAGGGCACAGCAACTTCTTCTCGCCTGCAAGTGTCTACTAA